One part of the Malus sylvestris chromosome 2, drMalSylv7.2, whole genome shotgun sequence genome encodes these proteins:
- the LOC126586359 gene encoding uncharacterized protein LOC126586359 isoform X3 — translation MASLRPTFSSTIPHFFKVILDDTTRDTKLKVPMKFVMKYGEELSSPVYLRLPCGSEWEIELRRCNGEVWFEKGWPEFSKFYSLDYAFWLVFGYEGNSRFHVFIFDRSCTEVDYPIKLPDKEKTDYEDDESVEILDDFPTSRRRKGERYSSLPCPLPPKKKGKSYSRMHPLTEKDKAIALQRAIAFKSEKPHFKVAMQPSYIFGNLVLPAGFAKRHLMHQPHGNAILRLPDGGTWCVKLKLYKQQKVRFKRGWLEFVRDNNLKTGDVCVFILIKGIELAFEVVFYRGTEAANCSLSPGGHAKGARAMDQVNWEIGTSGSRDPYAGKECSGGLNLETGYEDHDDKSFDILDDLCPRKSRDKSLVMPKLEETDKHDDDSNCDISRDSDEVQDDPTIPEEEETDYEDDDSVKILDDFSPCPRKTREKFPLPCLHKKMRTCSSSKAAECNTNFPATKTQPYEIKKSFRSKDSYCSKSEVKREGDFSTMKEVGGLSSSQIFRKRTLDVLGREHSLTKSEIALALQRANAFKSEYPSFPVAIQPAYIHSSYLGLPYEFVRTHLNKQRSSNVILQILDGSTWPVTFKYDATPRFQNGWSVFARENNLKVGDLCVFELVNHNELTFEVVFFRATEAKMCSSSAGHGGGAIDQVEIKRRSICKVKSGYENACTSEGCHEIPPTKGANHDPSGRRAFWPVNLIGYTNERRQMIISGGWLAFAEENSLRTGDVCTFELVETNDIVLKVHIFRS, via the exons ATGGCTTCTTTACGGCCAACATTTTCATCTACGATaccccattttttcaaagttatTCTTGATGACACAACGAGAGACACCAAACTT AAAGTTCCGATGAAATTTGTGATGAAATATGGAGAAGAGTTATCAAGTCCAGTATATCTTAGACTTCCATGTGGTTCAGAATGGGAAATAGAACTGAGAAGATGTAATGGTGAGGTTTGGTTTGAGAAGGGTTGGCCGGAGTTCTCCAAGTTTTACTCTCTTGACTACGCTTTTTGGCTTGTTTTCGGGTATGAAGGGAATTCAAGATTCCACGTCTTCATATTCGATAGAAGTTGCACAGAAGTTGACTATCCCATAAAATTGCCGGACAAGGAAAAAACCGATTACGAAGATGACGAGTCGGTTGAAATCTTGGATGATTTTCCCACAAGCCGAAGAAGAAAAGGGGAGAGATATTCATCTTTACCATGTCCTTTGCCTCcgaagaaaaaaggaaagagcTATTCAAGGATGCATCCATTGACTGAAAAAGATAAAGCTATAGCTCTTCAGAGAGCAATTGCTTTCAAATCTGAAAAGCCTCACTTCAAAGTTGCCATGCAGCCCTCCTACATATTCGGCAATTTG GTTTTGCCGGCGGGGTTTGCCAAGAGACATCTTATGCATCAGCCTCATGGTAATGCCATCCTTCGTCTTCCTGACGGAGGAACTTGGTGTGTTAAACTCAAATTATATAAACAACAGAAAGTACGATTCAAGCGTGGTTGGTTGGAATTTGTAAGGGACAATAATTTGAAAACTGgagatgtgtgtgtgtttatctTGATTAAGGGCATTGAACTTGCATTTGAAGTTGTCTTTTACCGGGGTACAGAAGCTGCAAACTGCTCCTTGTCTCCAG GCGGCCATGCCAAAGGAGCTAGAGCTATGGATCAAGTAAATTGGGAAATTGGCACGTCTGGCTCTCGTGATCCTTATGCTGGAAAGGAATGCAGTGGAGGCTTGAATTTGGAAACTGGTTATGAAGACCATGATGATAAATCTTTCGATATCTTGGATGATCTGTGCCCGAGAAAATCAAGGGATAAATCACTGGTAATGCCCAAGTTGGAAGAAACTGATAAACATGATGATGATTCTAATTGTGATATTAGTAGAGATTCTGATGAAGTACAAGACGATCCAACAATACCTGAGGAGGAAGAAACAGATTATGAAGATGATGACTCGGTCAAAATCTTGGACGACTTTTCACCCTGccctagaaaaacaagggagaAATTTCCATTACCATGTCTACACAAGAAAATGAGAACATGTTCGAGTAGTAAAGCAGCGGAATGCAACACCAACTTCCCAGCAACAAAGACTCAACCTTATGAAATCAAGAAGTCATTCAGAAGCAAAGACTCATATTGCTCTAAATCAGAAGTGAAAA GAGAAGGTGATTTTTCCACAATGAAAGAAGTTGGAGGCTTGTCTAGCAGTCAAATATTCCGAAAACGAACACTTGATGTTCTTGGGAGGGAACATTCATTGACCAAAAGCGAAATAGCTCTGGCTCTTCAGAGAGCCAATGCTTTCAAATCTGAATACCCTTCATTTCCGGTTGCCATTCAACCAGCTTATATCCATAGTAGTTATCTG GGTTTGCCATATGAGTTTGTGAGGACACATCTTAACAAGCAGCGTTCAAGTAACGTAATCCTTCAGATTTTAGATGGAAGCACCTGGCCAGTTACTTTCAAATATGATGCAACACCTCGATTTCAGAATGGTTGGTCAGTGTTTGCAAGGGAAAACAACTTGAAAGTTGGTGATTTATGTGTTTTTGAATTGGTTAACCACAATGAACTTACATTTGAAGTTGTCTTTTTCCGCGCCACAGAAGCTAAAATGTGCTCCTCGTCAGCAG GCCATGGAGGAGGAGCAATTGATCAAGTTGAAATAAAGAGAAGGTCCATATGTAAAGTCAAATCAGGTTATGAAAATG CATGTACCAGTGAAGGTTGCCATGAGATTCCCCCTACGAAAGGCGCAAACCACGACCCTTCAGGTCGGAGAGCATTCTGGCCTGTGAATTTGATTGGTTACACTAATGAGAGGAGACAAATGATCATTTCTGGTGGATGGCTTGCATTTGCGGAGGAAAATAGTTTGAGAACAGGAGATGTGTGCACATTTGAACTCGTCGAGACAAATGACATTGTGCTGAAAGTTCACATTTTCAGAAGTTGA
- the LOC126586359 gene encoding uncharacterized protein LOC126586359 isoform X2 translates to MASLRPTFSSTIPHFFKVILDDTSRDTKLKVPMKFVMKYGEELSSPVYLRLPCGSEWEIELRRCNGEVWFEKGWPEFSKFYSLDYAFWLVFGYEGNSRFHVFIFDRSCTEVDYPIKLPDKEKTDYEDDESVEILDDFPTSRRRKGERYSSLPCPLPPKKKGKSYSRMHPLTEKDKAIALQRAIAFKSEKPHFKVAMQPSYIFGNLVLPAGFAKRHLMHQPHGNAILRLPDGGTWCVKLKLYKQQKVRFKRGWLEFVRDNNLKTGDVCVFILIKGIELAFEVVFYRGTEAANCSLSPGGHAKGARAMDQVNWEIGTSGSRDPYAGKECSGGLNLETGYEDHDDKSFDILDDLCPRKSRDKSLVMPKLEETDKHDDDSNCDISRDSDEVQDDPTIPEEEETDYEDDDSVKILDDFSPCPRKTREKFPLPCLHKKMRTCSSSKAAECNTNFPATKTQPYEIKKSFRSKDSYCSKSEVKREGDFSTMKEVGGLSSSQIFRKRTLDVLGREHSLTKSEIALALQRANAFKSEYPSFPVAIQPAYIHSSYLGLPYEFVRTHLNKQRSSNVILQILDGSTWPVTFKYDATPRFQNGWSVFARENNLKVGDLCVFELVNHNELTFEVVFFRATEAKMCSSSAGHGGGAIDQVEIKRRSICKVKSGYENACTSEGCHEIPPTKGANHDPSGRRAFWPVNLIGYTNERRQMIISGGWLAFAEENSLRTGDVCTFELVETNDIVLKVHIFRS, encoded by the exons ATGGCTTCTTTACGGCCAACATTTTCATCTACAATaccccattttttcaaagttatTCTTGATGACACATCGAGAGACACCAAACTT AAAGTTCCGATGAAATTTGTGATGAAATATGGAGAAGAGTTATCAAGTCCAGTATATCTTAGACTTCCATGTGGTTCAGAATGGGAAATAGAACTGAGAAGATGTAATGGTGAGGTTTGGTTTGAGAAGGGTTGGCCGGAGTTCTCCAAGTTTTACTCTCTTGACTACGCTTTTTGGCTTGTTTTCGGGTATGAAGGGAATTCAAGATTCCACGTCTTCATATTCGATAGAAGTTGCACAGAAGTTGACTATCCCATAAAATTGCCGGACAAGGAAAAAACCGATTACGAAGATGACGAGTCGGTTGAAATCTTGGATGATTTTCCCACAAGCCGAAGAAGAAAAGGGGAGAGATATTCATCTTTACCATGTCCTTTGCCTCcgaagaaaaaaggaaagagcTATTCAAGGATGCATCCATTGACTGAAAAAGATAAAGCTATAGCTCTTCAGAGAGCAATTGCTTTCAAATCTGAAAAGCCTCACTTCAAAGTTGCCATGCAGCCCTCCTACATATTCGGCAATTTG GTTTTGCCGGCGGGGTTTGCCAAGAGACATCTTATGCATCAGCCTCATGGTAATGCCATCCTTCGTCTTCCTGACGGAGGAACTTGGTGTGTTAAACTCAAATTATATAAACAACAGAAAGTACGATTCAAGCGTGGTTGGTTGGAATTTGTAAGGGACAATAATTTGAAAACTGgagatgtgtgtgtgtttatctTGATTAAGGGCATTGAACTTGCATTTGAAGTTGTCTTTTACCGGGGTACAGAAGCTGCAAACTGCTCCTTGTCTCCAG GCGGCCATGCCAAAGGAGCTAGAGCTATGGATCAAGTAAATTGGGAAATTGGCACGTCTGGCTCTCGTGATCCTTATGCTGGAAAGGAATGCAGTGGAGGCTTGAATTTGGAAACTGGTTATGAAGACCATGATGATAAATCTTTCGATATCTTGGATGATCTGTGCCCGAGAAAATCAAGGGATAAATCACTGGTAATGCCCAAGTTGGAAGAAACTGATAAACATGATGATGATTCTAATTGTGATATTAGTAGAGATTCTGATGAAGTACAAGACGATCCAACAATACCTGAGGAGGAAGAAACAGATTATGAAGATGATGACTCGGTCAAAATCTTGGACGACTTTTCACCCTGccctagaaaaacaagggagaAATTTCCATTACCATGTCTACACAAGAAAATGAGAACATGTTCGAGTAGTAAAGCAGCGGAATGCAACACCAACTTCCCAGCAACAAAGACTCAACCTTATGAAATCAAGAAGTCATTCAGAAGCAAAGACTCATATTGCTCTAAATCAGAAGTGAAAA GAGAAGGTGATTTTTCCACAATGAAAGAAGTTGGAGGCTTGTCTAGCAGTCAAATATTCCGAAAACGAACACTTGATGTTCTTGGGAGGGAACATTCATTGACCAAAAGCGAAATAGCTCTGGCTCTTCAGAGAGCCAATGCTTTCAAATCTGAATACCCTTCATTTCCGGTTGCCATTCAACCAGCTTATATCCATAGTAGTTATCTG GGTTTGCCATATGAGTTTGTGAGGACACATCTTAACAAGCAGCGTTCAAGTAACGTAATCCTTCAGATTTTAGATGGAAGCACCTGGCCAGTTACTTTCAAATATGATGCAACACCTCGATTTCAGAATGGTTGGTCAGTGTTTGCAAGGGAAAACAACTTGAAAGTTGGTGATTTATGTGTTTTTGAATTGGTTAACCACAATGAACTTACATTTGAAGTTGTCTTTTTCCGCGCCACAGAAGCTAAAATGTGCTCCTCGTCAGCAG GCCATGGAGGAGGAGCAATTGATCAAGTTGAAATAAAGAGAAGGTCCATATGTAAAGTCAAATCAGGTTATGAAAATG CATGTACCAGTGAAGGTTGCCATGAGATTCCCCCTACGAAAGGCGCAAACCACGACCCTTCAGGTCGGAGAGCATTCTGGCCTGTGAATTTGATTGGTTACACTAATGAGAGGAGACAAATGATCATTTCTGGTGGATGGCTTGCATTTGCGGAGGAAAATAGTTTGAGAACAGGAGATGTGTGCACATTTGAACTCGTCGAGACAAATGACATTGTGCTGAAAGTTCACATTTTCAGAAGTTGA
- the LOC126586359 gene encoding uncharacterized protein LOC126586359 isoform X1, which yields MASLRPTFSSTIPHFFKVILDDTSRDTKLKVPMKFVMKYGEELSSPVYLRLPCGSEWEIELRRCNGEVWFEKGWPEFSKFYSLDYAFWLVFGYEGNSRFHVFIFDRSCTEVDYPIKLPDKEKTDYEDDESVEILDDFPTSRRRKGERYSSLPCPLPPKKKRKSYSRMHPLTEKDKAIALQRAIAFKSEKPHFKVAMQPSYIFGNLVLPAGFAKRHLMHQPHGNAILRLPDGGTWCVKLKLYKQQKVRFKRGWLEFVRDNNLKTGDVCVFILIKGIELAFEVVFYRGTEAANCSLSPGGHAKGARAMDQVNWEIGTSGSRDPYAGKECSGGLNLETGYEDHDDKSFDILDDLCPRKSRDKSLVMPKLEETDKHDDDSNCDISRDSDEVQDDPTIPEEEETDYEDDDSVKILDDFSPCPRKTREKFPLPCLHKKMRTCSSSKAAECNTNFPATKTQPYEIKKSFRSKDSYCSKSEVKREGDFSTMKEVGGLSSSQIFRKRTLDVLGREHSLTKSEIALALQRANAFKSEYPSFPVAIQPAYIHSSYLGLPYEFVRTHLNKQRSSNVILQILDGSTWPVTFKYDATPRFQNGWSVFARENNLKVGDLCVFELVNHNELTFEVVFFRATEAKMCSSSAGHGGGAIDQVEIKRRSICKVKSGYENACTSEGCHEIPPTKGANHDPSGRRAFWPVNLIGYTNERRQMIISGGWLAFAEENSLRTGDVCTFELVETNDIVLKVHIFRS from the exons ATGGCTTCTTTACGGCCAACATTTTCATCTACAATaccccattttttcaaagttatTCTTGATGACACATCGAGAGACACCAAACTT AAAGTTCCGATGAAATTTGTGATGAAATATGGAGAAGAGTTATCAAGTCCAGTATATCTTAGACTTCCATGTGGTTCAGAATGGGAAATAGAACTGAGAAGATGTAATGGTGAGGTTTGGTTTGAGAAGGGTTGGCCGGAGTTCTCCAAGTTTTACTCTCTTGACTACGCTTTTTGGCTTGTTTTCGGGTATGAAGGGAATTCAAGATTCCACGTCTTCATATTCGATAGAAGTTGCACAGAAGTTGACTATCCCATAAAATTGCCGGACAAGGAAAAAACCGATTACGAAGATGACGAGTCGGTTGAAATCTTGGATGATTTTCCCACAAGCCGAAGAAGAAAAGGGGAGAGATATTCATCTTTACCATGTCCTTTGCCTccgaagaaaaaaagaaagagctATTCAAGGATGCATCCATTGACTGAAAAAGATAAAGCTATAGCTCTTCAGAGAGCAATTGCTTTCAAATCTGAAAAGCCTCACTTCAAAGTTGCCATGCAGCCCTCCTACATATTCGGCAATTTG GTTTTGCCGGCGGGGTTTGCCAAGAGACATCTTATGCATCAGCCTCATGGTAATGCCATCCTTCGTCTTCCTGACGGAGGAACTTGGTGTGTTAAACTCAAATTATATAAACAACAGAAAGTACGATTCAAGCGTGGTTGGTTGGAATTTGTAAGGGACAATAATTTGAAAACTGgagatgtgtgtgtgtttatctTGATTAAGGGCATTGAACTTGCATTTGAAGTTGTCTTTTACCGGGGTACAGAAGCTGCAAACTGCTCCTTGTCTCCAG GCGGCCATGCCAAAGGAGCTAGAGCTATGGATCAAGTAAATTGGGAAATTGGCACGTCTGGCTCTCGTGATCCTTATGCTGGAAAGGAATGCAGTGGAGGCTTGAATTTGGAAACTGGTTATGAAGACCATGATGATAAATCTTTCGATATCTTGGATGATCTGTGCCCGAGAAAATCAAGGGATAAATCACTGGTAATGCCCAAGTTGGAAGAAACTGATAAACATGATGATGATTCTAATTGTGATATTAGTAGAGATTCTGATGAAGTACAAGACGATCCAACAATACCTGAGGAGGAAGAAACAGATTATGAAGATGATGACTCGGTCAAAATCTTGGACGACTTTTCACCCTGccctagaaaaacaagggagaAATTTCCATTACCATGTCTACACAAGAAAATGAGAACATGTTCGAGTAGTAAAGCAGCGGAATGCAACACCAACTTCCCAGCAACAAAGACTCAACCTTATGAAATCAAGAAGTCATTCAGAAGCAAAGACTCATATTGCTCTAAATCAGAAGTGAAAA GAGAAGGTGATTTTTCCACAATGAAAGAAGTTGGAGGCTTGTCTAGCAGTCAAATATTCCGAAAACGAACACTTGATGTTCTTGGGAGGGAACATTCATTGACCAAAAGCGAAATAGCTCTGGCTCTTCAGAGAGCCAATGCTTTCAAATCTGAATACCCTTCATTTCCGGTTGCCATTCAACCAGCTTATATCCATAGTAGTTATCTG GGTTTGCCATATGAGTTTGTGAGGACACATCTTAACAAGCAGCGTTCAAGTAACGTAATCCTTCAGATTTTAGATGGAAGCACCTGGCCAGTTACTTTCAAATATGATGCAACACCTCGATTTCAGAATGGTTGGTCAGTGTTTGCAAGGGAAAACAACTTGAAAGTTGGTGATTTATGTGTTTTTGAATTGGTTAACCACAATGAACTTACATTTGAAGTTGTCTTTTTCCGCGCCACAGAAGCTAAAATGTGCTCCTCGTCAGCAG GCCATGGAGGAGGAGCAATTGATCAAGTTGAAATAAAGAGAAGGTCCATATGTAAAGTCAAATCAGGTTATGAAAATG CATGTACCAGTGAAGGTTGCCATGAGATTCCCCCTACGAAAGGCGCAAACCACGACCCTTCAGGTCGGAGAGCATTCTGGCCTGTGAATTTGATTGGTTACACTAATGAGAGGAGACAAATGATCATTTCTGGTGGATGGCTTGCATTTGCGGAGGAAAATAGTTTGAGAACAGGAGATGTGTGCACATTTGAACTCGTCGAGACAAATGACATTGTGCTGAAAGTTCACATTTTCAGAAGTTGA
- the LOC126586359 gene encoding uncharacterized protein LOC126586359 isoform X7, which translates to MASLRPTFSSTIPHFFKVILDDTSRDTKLKVPMKFVMKYGEELSSPVYLRLPCGSEWEIELRRCNGEVWFEKGWPEFSKFYSLDYAFWLVFGYEGNSRFHVFIFDRSCTEVDYPIKLPDKEKTDYEDDESVEILDDFPTSRRRKGERYSSLPCPLPPKKKRKSYSRMHPLTEKDKAIALQRAIAFKSEKPHFKVAMQPSYIFGNLVLPAGFAKRHLMHQPHGNAILRLPDGGTWCVKLKLYKQQKVRFKRGWLEFVRDNNLKTGDVCVFILIKGIELAFEVVFYRGTEAANCSLSPGGHAKGARAMDQVNWEIGTSGSRDPYAGKECSGGLNLETGYEDHDDKSFDILDDLCPRKSRDKSLVMPKLEETDKHDDDSNCDISRDSDEVQDDPTIPEEEETDYEDDDSVKILDDFSPCPRKTREKFPLPCLHKKMRTCSSSKAAECNTNFPATKTQPYEIKKSFRSKDSYCSKSEVKREGDFSTMKEVGGLSSSQIFRKRTLDVLGREHSLTKSEIALALQRANAFKSEYPSFPVAIQPAYIHSSYLGLPYEFVRTHLNKQRSSNVILQILDGSTWPVTFKYDATPRFQNGWSVFARENNLKVGDLCVFELVNHNELTFEVVFFRATEAKMCSSSAACTSEGCHEIPPTKGANHDPSGRRAFWPVNLIGYTNERRQMIISGGWLAFAEENSLRTGDVCTFELVETNDIVLKVHIFRS; encoded by the exons ATGGCTTCTTTACGGCCAACATTTTCATCTACAATaccccattttttcaaagttatTCTTGATGACACATCGAGAGACACCAAACTT AAAGTTCCGATGAAATTTGTGATGAAATATGGAGAAGAGTTATCAAGTCCAGTATATCTTAGACTTCCATGTGGTTCAGAATGGGAAATAGAACTGAGAAGATGTAATGGTGAGGTTTGGTTTGAGAAGGGTTGGCCGGAGTTCTCCAAGTTTTACTCTCTTGACTACGCTTTTTGGCTTGTTTTCGGGTATGAAGGGAATTCAAGATTCCACGTCTTCATATTCGATAGAAGTTGCACAGAAGTTGACTATCCCATAAAATTGCCGGACAAGGAAAAAACCGATTACGAAGATGACGAGTCGGTTGAAATCTTGGATGATTTTCCCACAAGCCGAAGAAGAAAAGGGGAGAGATATTCATCTTTACCATGTCCTTTGCCTccgaagaaaaaaagaaagagctATTCAAGGATGCATCCATTGACTGAAAAAGATAAAGCTATAGCTCTTCAGAGAGCAATTGCTTTCAAATCTGAAAAGCCTCACTTCAAAGTTGCCATGCAGCCCTCCTACATATTCGGCAATTTG GTTTTGCCGGCGGGGTTTGCCAAGAGACATCTTATGCATCAGCCTCATGGTAATGCCATCCTTCGTCTTCCTGACGGAGGAACTTGGTGTGTTAAACTCAAATTATATAAACAACAGAAAGTACGATTCAAGCGTGGTTGGTTGGAATTTGTAAGGGACAATAATTTGAAAACTGgagatgtgtgtgtgtttatctTGATTAAGGGCATTGAACTTGCATTTGAAGTTGTCTTTTACCGGGGTACAGAAGCTGCAAACTGCTCCTTGTCTCCAG GCGGCCATGCCAAAGGAGCTAGAGCTATGGATCAAGTAAATTGGGAAATTGGCACGTCTGGCTCTCGTGATCCTTATGCTGGAAAGGAATGCAGTGGAGGCTTGAATTTGGAAACTGGTTATGAAGACCATGATGATAAATCTTTCGATATCTTGGATGATCTGTGCCCGAGAAAATCAAGGGATAAATCACTGGTAATGCCCAAGTTGGAAGAAACTGATAAACATGATGATGATTCTAATTGTGATATTAGTAGAGATTCTGATGAAGTACAAGACGATCCAACAATACCTGAGGAGGAAGAAACAGATTATGAAGATGATGACTCGGTCAAAATCTTGGACGACTTTTCACCCTGccctagaaaaacaagggagaAATTTCCATTACCATGTCTACACAAGAAAATGAGAACATGTTCGAGTAGTAAAGCAGCGGAATGCAACACCAACTTCCCAGCAACAAAGACTCAACCTTATGAAATCAAGAAGTCATTCAGAAGCAAAGACTCATATTGCTCTAAATCAGAAGTGAAAA GAGAAGGTGATTTTTCCACAATGAAAGAAGTTGGAGGCTTGTCTAGCAGTCAAATATTCCGAAAACGAACACTTGATGTTCTTGGGAGGGAACATTCATTGACCAAAAGCGAAATAGCTCTGGCTCTTCAGAGAGCCAATGCTTTCAAATCTGAATACCCTTCATTTCCGGTTGCCATTCAACCAGCTTATATCCATAGTAGTTATCTG GGTTTGCCATATGAGTTTGTGAGGACACATCTTAACAAGCAGCGTTCAAGTAACGTAATCCTTCAGATTTTAGATGGAAGCACCTGGCCAGTTACTTTCAAATATGATGCAACACCTCGATTTCAGAATGGTTGGTCAGTGTTTGCAAGGGAAAACAACTTGAAAGTTGGTGATTTATGTGTTTTTGAATTGGTTAACCACAATGAACTTACATTTGAAGTTGTCTTTTTCCGCGCCACAGAAGCTAAAATGTGCTCCTCGTCAGCAG CATGTACCAGTGAAGGTTGCCATGAGATTCCCCCTACGAAAGGCGCAAACCACGACCCTTCAGGTCGGAGAGCATTCTGGCCTGTGAATTTGATTGGTTACACTAATGAGAGGAGACAAATGATCATTTCTGGTGGATGGCTTGCATTTGCGGAGGAAAATAGTTTGAGAACAGGAGATGTGTGCACATTTGAACTCGTCGAGACAAATGACATTGTGCTGAAAGTTCACATTTTCAGAAGTTGA